AATGAACATTCATGTATTAAGTTTATTTCCGGACATGTTTACAGGTGTTTTCGGTGCGTCCATTCTAAAAAAGGCGCAAGAAAAAGGTGCTGTTGAATTAGCTGTTACTGATATTCGTGAATTTAGTGAAAATAAGCACAAGCAAGTGGATGACTATCCATACGGTGGTGGCGCTGGCATGGTGTTGAAGCCAGAACCGATGTTTAATGCTGTAGAAGCGATTACAGCGGGTCGAAAGCCACGTGTCATTCTCATGTGTCCACAAGGCGAACGCTTTACACAGAAGAAAGCCGAGGAACTTGCGCAAGAAGATGATATAGTATTCTTATGTGGGCACTATGAAGGCTACGATGAACGTATTCGAGAGCATCTTGTAACGGATGAGATTTCGATTGGTGACTTTGTATTAACAGGCGGAGAGTTACCAGCTATGACAGTCATTGATGCGGTTGTACGTCTTTTACCGGGTGTTTTAGGGCAAGCAGATTCACATATTCAAGATTCGTTTTCGACAGGATTACTTGAACATCCACATTACACACGCCCCGCTGATTTTCGCGGAATGAAGGTACCAGAT
This portion of the Solibacillus daqui genome encodes:
- the trmD gene encoding tRNA (guanosine(37)-N1)-methyltransferase TrmD, which gives rise to MNIHVLSLFPDMFTGVFGASILKKAQEKGAVELAVTDIREFSENKHKQVDDYPYGGGAGMVLKPEPMFNAVEAITAGRKPRVILMCPQGERFTQKKAEELAQEDDIVFLCGHYEGYDERIREHLVTDEISIGDFVLTGGELPAMTVIDAVVRLLPGVLGQADSHIQDSFSTGLLEHPHYTRPADFRGMKVPDVLLSGNHAKIDEWREEQSFLRTLQRRPDLLGALELTEKQQKILEKIKSQM